The following coding sequences are from one Capsicum annuum cultivar UCD-10X-F1 chromosome 3, UCD10Xv1.1, whole genome shotgun sequence window:
- the LOC124885156 gene encoding protein HESO1-like has protein sequence MNGSEWFYKVHAERLSAFEELLNEIYTVCRPKQSDYEVRKDLISAFNEIAKDIYGRSGNVPVVEEFGSFVMDLFLSKSGQDLSVNFDNSSVKFSHEKKIQTLRKFARKLYALQRYGHVSGVHPVTAAKVPVLKVVDCGTKIECDISVENRDGVSKSKIIHMICSLDERFQKLSFLMKAWAKAQNINSSRDKTLNSFICNTFGCFSFAGTNCFDLFPCIYSNPN, from the exons ATGAACGGAAGCGAATGGTTTTATAAAGTGCACGCGGAGCGACTATCTGCATTCGAGGAATTGCTTAATGAGATTTATACAGTTTGCCGCCCTAAACAAAGTGATTATGAAGTTAGGAAAGATTTGATTTCTGCTTTTAATGAGATAGCAAAGGATATCTACG gACGTTCGGGAAATGTTCCTGTTGTGGAGGAGTTTGGATCTTTTGTAATGGATCTATTCCTTTCAAAGAGTGGCCAAGATCTATCGGTTAATTTTGACAACAGTTCAGTTAAATTTTCGCATGAGAAGAAGATTCAAACTCTAAGGAAATTTGCGAGGAAGTTATATGCACTTCAAA GATATGGGCATGTTTCTGGTGTTCATCCAGTAACAGCAGCCAAGGTGCCCGTTCTGAAAGTTGTTGATTGTGGAACAAAAATTGAGTGCGATATATCAGTTGAAAACAGGGATGGAGTTTCAAAGTCCAAGATAATCCACATGATCTGTTCACTCGATGAAAGGTTTCAGAAGCTGAGCTTTTTG ATGAAAGCTTGGGCAAAAGCGCAGAATATTAATAGCTCAAGAGACAAAACTTTGAACTCATTTATCTGTAATACTTTTGGTTGCTTTTCATTTGCAGGTACGA